ATCAGTGGCCACCAGTATCGAGTGCCGGCCATTACGGAAGCTCGAGAGCACAAAGTCACGCTCCTGCTGCGACTTATCGCCGTGAATGGCACATGCACGCCAGCCTTGGCGTGAGATATTGCGAGTGATCTCGTCCACACGTTTCTTGGTCTCCACGAAAATGATGGTCTTCGTCTCGTTCTCCGCCGAGATGTCCGTAAGCAGCTTAATCAGCTTCATTAACTTCTCGTTCTCATCGCACACGTCAACGATCTGCAGGATGTTGTGGTTGGCGCTAAGCGAAAGCGAACCAATGTTCACCTGTATATAGTTATTAAGGAACTCCTCGGCCAGCTGGCGCACCTCTTTGGGCCAGGTTGCGGACCACATCAGAACCTGACGGTCCGGGCGGATCTGCTGCATGATCTTTCTGATCTGGGGCTCGAAGCCCATGTCAAGCATACGATCGGCCTCGTCCAGCACCAGATAGGTGCATCTCTTCAAGGAGGTGGTGCCTCGCTCAAGGAAATCAATCAGACGACCAGGTGTGGCAATCACAATCTCCACGCCGCGCTCCAAATCCCTAGCCTGCTGTCCCTTGGGGGCTCCGCCAAAGATGCAAGTGTTGCGCACATGCGTATTGCTGCCAAACTCGATGGCCACCTGCTGGATCTGCTGGGCCAGCTCCCTAGTGGGTGCCAGCACCAGGGCGATGGGTCCATCTCCACGCTCCAGGCGCGGCTGGTTATTGATGTGCACCACCGCCGGCAGAACATAGGCCAGGGTCTTGCCTGATCCGGTctgggccacgcccaccagaTCCCGTCCACTCAAAGCAATGGGCCAACCCTGGGCTTGAATGGCCGTTGGCTTGGCGAAACCCTGCTTACGGATCTCGTTCATCACGTAGTCGGGAAAGCCGCCCTCCTCGAATTCAATACTGGGTGTGGGCACCTGATCGCCCTTAATGGTGATCTCATTGCTGGTGAGGAAGGTCTCTGTTTCACCGGCAGTTCTGGCCAGCACCGAATCGCACGGCTTGTAAAAGTTCTTGCGGAATGGCGTGAGATTCACCTCGGACCAAACGATCTTGGGCAGGTGGGCGCCGTGATTGGAAGAGCGCTGGCCGCCGTTCTGACCACCAAATCCATCCTGATTGCGGGGTCCTCCGGGTCCCATGCCAGGACCACCACCGTTCATGCGTCGCTGGCCTCCATTGGCGGGTCCGTGACCATTGAAACCTGGGTATGGAGCGGATCGGTTGCGCTGGAACATGCCTGCTCCACCGGGTCCGACCCCGGGAGCACCGCCGCCCATGCGATTGGGCACCATACCACCGGCTAGGCCACCAGCTccacctccgccgccgcctccgtAGGCGTTCACCTGTCCGTTGTACCTGAAACGAGCGTTTTGCGCCATGAAATTAGAATTTGGAGTCTTTTAATGCGTTGccaaaatgttgaaatttaCACGAAACGATCtttttttatgtaattttcagtttttactgccattttgaatttattgattttcgaCACTCGGCCCCTGGCCGCATGGTAGCTCGAATTTCGGCCCAAAATATGTGGGTTTGTGTTTCTCTACTCACATGTTCATTGCTGCTGTGCTGTAAGTGGAAATATAGCTGGCCAAATAATAGTTTTTTCGGTcacttttcacaatttttcaCTCCACAATTTTTTTAGCTTCTACGTCGTCAATAGAGCTGTGGAAAAAATCGGTGTTAATATCGATTGCTGCCGATTGGTTGAGTTTTCTGGAAACATCGATAGAGTTTTCAAGAGCCGATGACAAATGTGCAGAAAAACTTACAAACTTCTTGTTAATTgacaaataatttattactatttataaataattaataatttttaattacttaagAAATATCCGATAATATTTAGGTTGAGCACTTGCACTGATTTCTGTATTTCTGGTTTTAGTTGTCTAACCAGTATTTGGTTATAGCGGCGCCGGTAACTAACAACACGAACTATTAATCTtttaagcaaaacaaaaacaagtcCGTCTGAGATTATTTGTCTGAACCTATCGGCTGAAGAACTTCGATAGCAGTTGACAGCAAAAGTAATGTGACCGGACTTAAATACAGAAAAGTGGTCAGCAATCGGAATGTGACAGTAATCACTCACAGTAGTGAACCTATAATTTTCAATCTGTAAAGTAATAACTAATGAAATTGGTCGTAATATTGCAGTTCAGTTAATCTTGGTAGTTGCTCTAAATCTGACCATTATTTTTTAGCTACAATTATGCCATACAAAAAGTGTCAAATGGTTTTCGCTTGATCGAAGCTCTGCCGTACTTcataatgtaaacaaacatgGCTCAAACAAGGGATTCTTAATTATTAGATTCAATAAAGAGAAGCGTTTGGTAGCAATGCGCACCAGTTACAAGAAAAACAGACCTTTCGACTTCAAGCTAATTGATCTGGTGGAACCGAATCCGGTGCTCTACAAGAGATCAGGGCTCTCGAACTACGATGCCATGAAGGCGAAAACTGATATTTGGGCTCGCATAGCCGAGATGATGGGTTGTGATGGTAAGTCAGTTCATTAATTCCTTGGTAATATCCATATTAAGTTACACTCTCACTAGTGGACTTCTGCCTGATGCGCTGGAACAATCTGCACTACCAGTTTCGCAAGGAGTTTCGCCGGGCGGACACCAGTGGGTCTACCTGGCCGTACTTGGAACGCCTACGATTTCTGGCCGAGATCCAGCCGCCCCCCAAAACCAGAAACAAACCCAAAGTAAGGGACTCCACGGGCAAACAAGAGGCGATCATCCAGACAGAAACCCCTGTGCAGTTCCTGTGGGAGACCTATGAGGATGGGGATGTTCCACAACAGTCCAGCACGTTTATCATCGAGGAGGTCATAGAGGAGCCTAGCGAACAGATCATCCAGGAGGAAATCATCTACGAGGAACAAGAGCCAGCTGAGATACTCTCCCCCAGAAGCAGCTTTCTCCAGATGGACCAAGTACTGGCGCAACTGAAAGAACCGCACAGGAGACGGGCAGAGCGGAGGATTACAGCGTTTCTGCTGAAGTGCCAGCTGCGTGCCTTGAGCAATCAGTCCGTGGAGGACCTGAGCATTTAGCTTTCCGTTTACATACTCAcaactttatttaaaaaacagaATATAACTAAGATTAAACCTTGCACTTGTCCAAATCCAACCATGCAACTTTTGGCTTCACAATGAACTGATCGCGCGGCAAACTGTCCAGCATTGTGGTCTGCTGGCGGACGTACTTCACCAGTCGCTCGATCTGCGCGTAATCATCGCAGTTCATCTCGAAAAAGCGACGCCACAACGCGCATGCCAAGACCCGATCGTCGGACATAATGCCCTCGTCGTAGGCGATAAGAGCCGCTTGGAACTGCTCGGATAGCGTCTCGATCTGCTGACGGGTGCGGGAGGGATTGTGAGCCTGTTGGGCAAGACAGAATGCAGAGTATGAAGAATATGGCCAACTAAAGATGAACTAGTGTAAAACCTACTCCCAATTTCTTGGCGCGTGTGTTGACATCTCCCCACATGGCCTCCACAATGCAATTGCGCAGGAAGCGTCCATCCTCGCCTGTTTCGGAGCCCTCGGCCATGGAGCGCATTAGGAGTAGCCAAACATGCAGTTCGGTGACCAGAAACCACGAGTTAAAGGTATTGGGCAGATTGAAGTCGCGGAAGAAGGCCACATAGTTGATCTTGTCGGCAACGCTTTCGTACAGAAGATGACTGGTTACCTTGAGGCGCTAGTAAGGGATTACAAAGTTGAATATTAaccaatatataagtataagtATCATTCACCTACCGCTTTTGTGTTCGGTGTGAAGCCCACTTTGTTGAGCACTCTCTTCAGGATTCCGCCTtccgcagctgctgctgcgcctggTTTGGTTTTATTGGGATTATCCACCACGCCGGTGGAGGAACACAAGCGGCAGGGCTGCTCCAGTACTCCCAGTATCGCTGGGCTGTGTTTGTAGGCATGTTGTGTTGCCTAtaataaagtttaatttaaaaattgtacacCCGTTTATATAAGAGTTGCAGGCGGTGCATTCGTAGGCCTGTGTTTTGAGTAAATCACGCACATCCATTGCTTTAAACTTACCCATGTGCTTCTCGATATGCCGCCGGCCAGTCTTGCAACTGCTCGAGTGCAgtgcatttttaaatatttttaaatttactaaaacaaaatcgtttcaAAATTCCAATTGCACGCGACAACAGTCCTAAACAGCTGATCCAGCAGGGCTGCCAACTCGGTTATAAACACAAGTTAACAGTGATTTACTAACATATAAATAACAGAATTGTTAAAAATAAtggtaaatgaaaatatatgtttttttagCATAGGAAAATTAAGAACCATTTCTTTATTTACATAGACGCTTCATacttttttagttttaattcaTAAATTCTAGAAAAGCTTGAGTTCGAAAATAGTGTGACTGCGTGATTTAAAGGCTGCTTTTAACAGCACGAAACAGTCATACTGTAAACATCCAAttggaaatgtaaataaataagtaacCATAAATTTCATAACTAAATAATAGAAAGCATGCTGCGTTTGGGGAGTCAACTGTGCCGGCAGGTGGCCTATAATATGCAGACTGCATCCCGATACACCGGTACCGCGAACAAACCGAACTTAATCGCCAGGAAGATGACACAACAGCGGGCGCCGGTGAATTGGACCACCAGCATTCCCAATCAGGCGGCCAAGGACAAGGAGAAGATTGCTCCATTGGGATGGTTCCTCCTGGTGGGTCAAAACTCGCGCCCTCAGCTGCATAATATTACTAATCATTGTTGCCACCCATTCCCTAGCTTATTCCGGCCACCACATTTGGCTTGGGCTGCTGGCAAGTGAAGCGCAAGATTTGGAAGGAGCAGTTGATCAAGGATCTGAACAAACAGCTGAGCACGGCGCCTGTGGCTCTGCCAGATGAGTAGGTTTGCCAGCACATTCTGCTGTATATTCTCCCGCTCTAATGTGTGCATCCGGCAGTCTCAGTGACCTAACCCAAATGGAGTACCGGCTGGTCAAGATCCGTGGACGTTTCCTTCATGACAAGGAGATGCGCATGGGTCCGAGATCGCTCATACGTCCCGATGGCGTGGAAACCCAAGGCGGACTCTTCTCGCAGCGGGACTCGGGCAATGGCTATCTAATAGTAACCCCTTTTCAGCTCGCAGATAGAGAGTAAGTTATACTCTAGAAGCATTCTCCGAATCATCTAAATATTCATCCGATCCCTTAGCGACATAGTGCTCGTCAATCGAGGATGGGTGTCCCGCAAGCAAGTGGATCCGGAAAACCGTGCATTGGGCCAACAGCAGGCGGAAGTGGAGCTCACGGCCGTGGTGCGCAAAGGAGAGGCACGTCCGCAGTTCACACCTGACCACAAGGGCAATGTCTACCTCTATCGCGATCTGGTACGCATGTGCGCCGCCACAGGAGCGGCTCCTGTCTTCCTGGATGCCGTATACGACGCCCAAACGGCTACACATGGTCCCATCGGTGGCCAGACACGCGTTACGCTGCGCAACGATCACCTGTCGTACCTGGTGACCTGGTTCAGCCTATCGGCGGCCACCTCCTTTTTGTGGTACCGCCAAATAGTCAAGAGGATACCCTTTTGAGAGGAACATTAGTTAAACGCactgttgttatttttattataaaatttacatGTTCTCGTGTAAATGCTGGTTTTTATTGGCCCGCCCCGCAGGAGGGGATTGTCCTGCTGGGGACTTATATTGCAACTACCGATCCTCGAGTGGCGGATCGACAGGGGAATAGGAATATGAATACAAATACGGTTTGAGGGTTTCCCTTTCGGGTGTGCCTAGTTGAA
This portion of the Drosophila santomea strain STO CAGO 1482 chromosome 3L, Prin_Dsan_1.1, whole genome shotgun sequence genome encodes:
- the LOC120450371 gene encoding ATP-dependent RNA helicase DBP2, with the protein product MNMYNGQVNAYGGGGGGGAGGLAGGMVPNRMGGGAPGVGPGGAGMFQRNRSAPYPGFNGHGPANGGQRRMNGGGPGMGPGGPRNQDGFGGQNGGQRSSNHGAHLPKIVWSEVNLTPFRKNFYKPCDSVLARTAGETETFLTSNEITIKGDQVPTPSIEFEEGGFPDYVMNEIRKQGFAKPTAIQAQGWPIALSGRDLVGVAQTGSGKTLAYVLPAVVHINNQPRLERGDGPIALVLAPTRELAQQIQQVAIEFGSNTHVRNTCIFGGAPKGQQARDLERGVEIVIATPGRLIDFLERGTTSLKRCTYLVLDEADRMLDMGFEPQIRKIMQQIRPDRQVLMWSATWPKEVRQLAEEFLNNYIQVNIGSLSLSANHNILQIVDVCDENEKLMKLIKLLTDISAENETKTIIFVETKKRVDEITRNISRQGWRACAIHGDKSQQERDFVLSSFRNGRHSILVATDVAARGLDVDDVKFVINYDYPSNSEDYVHRIGRTGRSNNTGTAYTLFTHSNANKANDLIQVLREANQTINPKLMNMAMSGGYNKRGGGMGGGYRGGNGYQGRNPQMGGGYNGGNNYRNNNGPGASMNRNAFNGGSAGGPPRFDQKPRTSPPNQGGQGGYRGQGGGGYQGQQQQQQQQNGGVHFSRFNPNAACFEPNKAQNGPGSGPQQAQQAQTAQQLHLLPDAALQSALTAANFINDQKRSRFSPYNMNFANMPPPAMNQQQQQQAAAAQQQQQQQQQLQTPQQQQQQQQQQQQLQQPQAYGQYSSMSSSMATVSLNGGAAAVANSYRAQYAVPTQAAPYMMANGGDIFAYPPPPLPVQN
- the LOC120450374 gene encoding uncharacterized protein LOC120450374, translated to MRTSYKKNRPFDFKLIDLVEPNPVLYKRSGLSNYDAMKAKTDIWARIAEMMGCDVDFCLMRWNNLHYQFRKEFRRADTSGSTWPYLERLRFLAEIQPPPKTRNKPKVRDSTGKQEAIIQTETPVQFLWETYEDGDVPQQSSTFIIEEVIEEPSEQIIQEEIIYEEQEPAEILSPRSSFLQMDQVLAQLKEPHRRRAERRITAFLLKCQLRALSNQSVEDLSI
- the LOC120450373 gene encoding ubiquinol-cytochrome-c reductase complex assembly factor 1, whose product is MHCTRAVARLAGGISRSTWATQHAYKHSPAILGVLEQPCRLCSSTGVVDNPNKTKPGAAAAAEGGILKRVLNKVGFTPNTKARLKVTSHLLYESVADKINYVAFFRDFNLPNTFNSWFLVTELHVWLLLMRSMAEGSETGEDGRFLRNCIVEAMWGDVNTRAKKLGAHNPSRTRQQIETLSEQFQAALIAYDEGIMSDDRVLACALWRRFFEMNCDDYAQIERLVKYVRQQTTMLDSLPRDQFIVKPKVAWLDLDKCKV
- the LOC120448041 gene encoding SURF1-like protein; translated protein: MLRLGSQLCRQVAYNMQTASRYTGTANKPNLIARKMTQQRAPVNWTTSIPNQAAKDKEKIAPLGWFLLLIPATTFGLGCWQVKRKIWKEQLIKDLNKQLSTAPVALPDDLSDLTQMEYRLVKIRGRFLHDKEMRMGPRSLIRPDGVETQGGLFSQRDSGNGYLIVTPFQLADRDDIVLVNRGWVSRKQVDPENRALGQQQAEVELTAVVRKGEARPQFTPDHKGNVYLYRDLVRMCAATGAAPVFLDAVYDAQTATHGPIGGQTRVTLRNDHLSYLVTWFSLSAATSFLWYRQIVKRIPF